From a region of the Castanea sativa cultivar Marrone di Chiusa Pesio chromosome 10, ASM4071231v1 genome:
- the LOC142613952 gene encoding RNA-binding protein BRN1: MAEGKRERRESSSEESVKLFVGQVPKNMTEVQLLTMFREVALVDEVNIIKDKTTRASRGCCFVICPTREEADKAVNACHNKKTLSGASSPLQVKYADGELERLEHKLFVGMLPKNVSEAEVSALFSTYGTIKDLQILRGSQQTSKGCAFLKYETKEQAIAALDAINGKHKMEGSSVPLVVKWADTEKERQARRAQKAQSQASNVPSTDSQHPSLFGALPLGYVPQYNGFGYQAPGYGLMQYRLPPMQNQPGFHSMIPTVNQGNALRGIAPDLGPSMNPRNYAIPPTSYMGSAYHGLQHPLAYHGGMFSHRPLSSSPRSVPPAVVSSNSATSSSTGKGSGGQVEGPPGANLFIYHIPQEFGDQELSTAFQGFGRVLSAKVFVDKATGVSKCFGFVSYDSPEDAQSAISVMNGFQLGGKKLKVQLKRDNKQTKPY, translated from the exons ATGGCggaggggaagagagagagaagagagagtagcAGCGAAGAGAGCGTGAAGCTATTCGTGGGTCAAGTACCGAAGAACATGACGGAGGTTCAGCTTCTCACAATGTTCAGAGAGGTTGCTCTCGTCGACGAGGTCAACATCATCAAAGACAAAACCACGCGCGCCTCGCGTG GTTGTTGCTTTGTGATTTGTCCGACGAGGGAAGAGGCAGACAAGGCAGTCAATGCGTGTCACAACAAGAAAACTCTATCTGGG GCATCTAGTCCGTTGCAAGTGAAGTATGCTGATGGCGAGTTGGAAAGACTAg AACACAAGCTCTTCGTCGGCATGCTTCCAAAGAATGTTTCTGAAGCTGAAGTTTCTGCTCTCTTCTCTACATACGGAACTATAAAGGACTTACAGATATTACGAGGCTCTCAGCAAACTAGTAAAG GCTGTGCATTTTTAAAGTATGAGACAAAAGAACAAGCCATTGCAGCCCTGGATGCTATCAATGGAAAGCATAAAATGGAG GGATCTAGTGTTCCTTTGGTTGTCAAGTGGGCAGATACTGAAAAAGAAAGGCAAGCTCGGAGGGCTCAGAAAGCTCAATCTCAGGCTTCTAATGTGCCAAGTACTGATTCACAACATCCTTCGTTATTTGGAGCTTTACCATTGGGTTATGTTCCCCAATATAATGGATTTGGTTATCAG GCTCCCGGATATGGACTTATGCAATATCGCTTGCCACCAATGCAGAATCAACCTGGATTTCATAGTATGATTCCTACGGTAAACCAAGGAAATGCATTGCGTGGAATTGCACCTGACCTTGGCCCCAGTATGAACCCTAGAAATTATGCAATCCCTCCTACTAGTTATATGGGATCTGCTTATCATGGTCTTCAGCATCCCCTGGCATATCATGGAGGAATGTTCAGCCATCGGCCTTTGAGTAGTTCACCTCGGTCAGTGCCACCTGCAGTTGTAAGCAGTAACTCTGCAACATCTTCCAGCACAGGAAAAGGTTCTGGGGGTCAGGTTGAAG GTCCACCTGGCGCTAATCTATTTATTTATCACATACCTCAAGAATTTGGAGATCAAGAACTTTCAACTGCTTTTCAGGGATTTGGTAGGGTCTTGAGTGCTAAGGTTTTTGTTGACAAAGCAACTGGTGTTAGCAAATGTTTTG GATTCGTTAGCTATGACTCACCAGAGGACGCTCAATCCGCTATTAGCGTGATGAATGGATTTCAATTAGGTGGCAAGAAATTAAAGGTTCAGCTAAAGAGAGATAACAAACAGACTAAACCTTATTGA